From Alienimonas californiensis, a single genomic window includes:
- a CDS encoding 2-hydroxyacid dehydrogenase codes for MQIALFSAKPYDREFFAAAAEGSPHEVRFVEATLSADTAPLAEGADAVCIFVNDRCDAAAANALADLGVKAIALRCAGFNNVDLDAAQDRGLAVVRVPAYSPHAVAEHTLGLILCLNRRIHRAYNRVREHNFALSGLLGFDLYGKTCGVVGTGAIGTCVVQILRGFGCRVLAVDPKQNPDALAAGAEYVDLPRLLAESDVITLNCPLNDATLRLIDADALAAMKPGVMLVNVSRGAVVDHAAVLAGLKSGKIGSLALDVYEEEEVFFRDVSDETLADDQLARLLTFPNVLVTGHQAFFTREALTAIAETTLANLSDVEAGRDCPNRVSK; via the coding sequence CTGCCGCGGAGGGCTCCCCGCATGAGGTGCGATTCGTCGAGGCGACGTTGTCCGCGGACACCGCCCCCCTCGCCGAGGGGGCGGACGCCGTCTGCATCTTCGTCAACGACCGCTGCGACGCCGCAGCGGCAAACGCCCTCGCCGACCTCGGCGTGAAGGCGATCGCCCTGCGGTGCGCGGGGTTCAATAATGTCGATCTGGACGCCGCGCAGGACCGGGGCCTCGCCGTGGTGCGGGTGCCGGCCTACTCGCCGCACGCGGTCGCGGAGCACACGCTCGGGCTGATTCTCTGCCTGAACCGCCGCATTCACCGGGCCTACAACCGGGTGCGGGAGCACAACTTCGCCCTCTCCGGGCTGCTGGGCTTCGACCTGTACGGCAAGACCTGCGGGGTCGTCGGCACGGGGGCGATCGGGACCTGCGTCGTGCAAATCCTCCGCGGGTTCGGCTGCCGCGTGCTGGCGGTCGACCCGAAGCAGAACCCGGACGCCCTCGCCGCCGGGGCGGAATACGTCGACCTGCCCCGCCTGCTGGCGGAGTCGGACGTGATCACGCTGAACTGCCCGCTGAACGACGCGACCCTCCGGCTGATCGACGCCGACGCCCTCGCCGCGATGAAGCCGGGCGTGATGCTGGTGAACGTCTCCCGCGGCGCCGTCGTCGACCACGCCGCCGTGCTAGCCGGCCTGAAGAGCGGCAAGATCGGTTCGCTGGCCCTGGACGTCTATGAGGAGGAAGAGGTGTTCTTCCGCGACGTCAGCGACGAGACCCTCGCCGACGACCAACTCGCCCGCCTGCTGACCTTCCCCAACGTCCTGGTGACGGGGCATCAGGCCTTCTTCACCCGCGAGGCCCTCACCGCGATCGCGGAGACCACGCTGGCGAACCTCAGCGACGTGGAAGCGGGCCGCGACTGTCCCAATCGGGTCTCTAAGTAA
- a CDS encoding STAS domain-containing protein, producing MADHRRINVEEIDGVTVARFVDKKILDETNIQHIGDQLFSLVDDDGRQKILLDFENVEYLSSAALGKLITMDKKVKAAGGKLKLCSVRPEIYEVFAITKLNKLFDIREDQERALEGF from the coding sequence ATGGCCGACCACCGCCGAATCAACGTCGAGGAGATCGACGGTGTGACCGTCGCCCGATTCGTCGACAAGAAGATCCTCGACGAGACCAATATCCAGCACATCGGCGACCAGCTGTTCAGTCTGGTGGACGACGACGGGCGTCAGAAGATCCTGCTGGACTTCGAGAACGTCGAGTACCTCTCCAGCGCCGCCCTCGGCAAGCTCATCACCATGGACAAGAAGGTGAAGGCGGCGGGCGGCAAACTGAAGTTGTGCAGTGTCCGGCCGGAGATTTACGAGGTGTTCGCGATCACCAAGCTGAACAAATTATTCGACATTCGCGAAGACCAGGAGCGAGCCCTCGAAGGGTTCTGA